The proteins below are encoded in one region of Belonocnema kinseyi isolate 2016_QV_RU_SX_M_011 chromosome 1, B_treatae_v1, whole genome shotgun sequence:
- the LOC117182490 gene encoding titin-like isoform X1, whose product MATNIKFTKFDNRPWGFRLAGGSDFPQPLTVIRVTEGSLAECMGLRVGDVIVRLNDQPIGPLSHGQAHEALSLAGNNFVLGVHRVEDTETLVEALTKDNVEPYTISLQDLPPLQPLEEILTQFTAEPPIEEEKQEEIIEEDFEEKIEIIEEIPEKPKDADSEEVPNQNLTDEEIAQLILEEEELLSDKGVLGVNFKKLRPRAPLFKESKVFEELQKEATAEPPQVQELKRTTTFLQKPERPVPKPKSARGEETTTAESQETYRVIIKKQSKKSITERLLEKGLLEPGCVKSPEPRSEKTTPAATPDPCGRSDYGTDSRPESKAEVVDSEAVEAEDQEQAEITEAVAEEQEARVEEPAKEEEESIKIKEDLAEPKLPSLPQLDEQKLKELVKTEISLEKQLESVQKQLLALKQLPSEIENHLRIVSEQLYKIMEMSGVRNGNDGNCCRCSRDEEAEEREEEIRKQQKSELECHCVREDFGPGENQQRLSESDGRRSQASENEGISQIIEPDDGEEPDNGEIEISVKSNEEDDNRVKKYVVSYESKVESLTRENIRSREPSPTPSQCTGSNLGSFEPDPNVDPKTQLIEELKHRQGRKRSQDLWPQAKQLELTYGRRWRCPNDFFNDDMIAEVLSSQAEVIRGRTLGVNFKKFEKTALPNFDHLMNSSVYKMLHKMEQEPKKGIPVRPPRVNAAEDILERVNSPMLSMADDRSCRSVSH is encoded by the exons ATGGCAACCAACATAAAGTTCACAAAGTTCGACAACAGGCCATGGGGCTTTCGACTGGCGGGTGGCAGTGACTTTCCTCAACCGCTGACTGTCATCCGA GTAACGGAAGGAAGCTTAGCAGAGTGTATGGGATTGAGGGTTGGAGATGTCATAGTGAGACTGAACGATCAACCCATAGGGCCACTTTCGCATGGCCAGGCTCACGAAGCACTCAGTCTGGCAGGCAATAATTTCGTATTAGGCGTCCAcag GGTAGAAGACACCGAAACGCTTGTGGAAGCTCTTACAAAGGATAACGTCGAACCTTACACTATTTCt ttacAAGATTTACCACCTCTTCAACCACTGGAAGAAATCTTAACGCAGTTTACAGCTGAACCACCAATTGAGGAAGAGAAACAAGAAGAAATTATTGAGGAGGACTTTGAGGAAAAGAtcgaaataattgaagaaattccaGAAAAACCAAAGGACGCTGATAGTGAAGAGGTTCCTAATCAGAATCTGACTGATGAAGAAATAGCTCAACTGATACTTGAGGAGGAAGAATTACTTTCTGATAAAGGAGTTCTTGG AGTTAACTTCAAGAAACTGCGTCCTCGGGCTCCGCTGTTCAAAGAGTCAAAGGTCTTCGAGGAGTTGCAGAAGGAGGCTACGGCGGAACCACCCCAGGTGCAAGAATTAAAGCGCACCACAACCTTCCTGCAGAAGCCAGAGCGTCCCGTACCGAAGCCAAAGTCAGCCAGGGGTGAAGAAACTACAACAGCTGAATCCCAAGAAACTTACAGAGTCATCATCAAGAAGCAGTCAAAGAAAAGCATAACTGAGCGACTTCTGGAAAAGGGACTCTTGGAGCCAGGATGTGTAAAATCGCCCGAGCCGAGATCCGAG aaaaccacACCGGCCGCAACCCCCGATCCCTGTGGAAGGTCCGATTACGGAACAGATTCCCGTCCGGAATCAAAAGCGGAAGTTGTGGATTCGGAAGCAGTGGAGGCTGAAGATCAAGAGCAAGCAGAAATTACAGAGGCAGTGGCCGAAGAACAGGAAGCACGCGTGGAAGAGCCTGCTAAGGAGGAAGAGGAGTCCATAAAAATAAAGGAGGACTTGGCGGAACCAAAGCTTCCGTCTTTGCCACAACTAGACGAGCAGAAACTTAAAGAACTCGTCAAAACTGAAATCAGCCTTGAAAAACAGCTTGAGAGTGTTCAGAAGCAACTATTGGCTTTGAAGCAGCTGCCAAGTGAAATTGAAAATCACTTGAGAATCGTTTCAGAACAGTtgtataaaataatggaaatgaGTGGCGTGCGTAATGGGAATGATGGAAATTGCTGCCGATGCTCCAGGG atgaagaagctgaagaaagagaagaagaAATAAGGAAACAGCAAAAGTCTGAACTTGAATGTCACTGTGTTCGAGAAGACTTTGGACCTGGAGAAAATCAGCAAAGGCTTTCAGAATCCGATGGCAGAAGATCTCAGGCAAGTGAGAATGAAGGCATTTCTCAAATTATTGAGCCGGATGATGGTGAAGAACCTGATAATGGAGAAATAGAAATCTCTGTGAAGAGCAACGAAGAGGATGATAATAGAGTAAAAAAATACGTCGTATCTTATGAGTCAAAAGTGGAATCGTTGACACGTGAGAATATCAGATCTAGAGAGCCCAGTCCAACTCCTTCCCAGTGTACAG ggTCTAATCTAGGAAGCTTCGAACCAGATCCAAATGTGGATCCGAAAACACAATTGATAGAGGAGTTGAAG CACAGACAGGGGAGAAAGCGTTCCCAAGATCTCTGGCCCCAGGCTAAGCAATTGGAGCTCACTTACGGCAGAAGGTGGCGATGCCCCAACGATTTCTTCAATGACGACATGATAGCGGAAGTCCTCTCATCACAAGCAGAAGTGATACGTGGCAGGACTTTAGg GGTCAACTTTAAGAAATTTGAGAAGACGGCCCTCCCGAATTTTGATCACCTGATGAATTCGAGTGTCTACAAAATGCTTCACAAGATGGAACAAGAACCGAAAAAAGGCATACCTGTAAGACCGCCAAGAGTTAACGCAGCCGAGGACATTTTAGAAAGAGTT
- the LOC117182490 gene encoding titin-like isoform X2, producing the protein MGLRVGDVIVRLNDQPIGPLSHGQAHEALSLAGNNFVLGVHRVEDTETLVEALTKDNVEPYTISLQDLPPLQPLEEILTQFTAEPPIEEEKQEEIIEEDFEEKIEIIEEIPEKPKDADSEEVPNQNLTDEEIAQLILEEEELLSDKGVLGVNFKKLRPRAPLFKESKVFEELQKEATAEPPQVQELKRTTTFLQKPERPVPKPKSARGEETTTAESQETYRVIIKKQSKKSITERLLEKGLLEPGCVKSPEPRSEKTTPAATPDPCGRSDYGTDSRPESKAEVVDSEAVEAEDQEQAEITEAVAEEQEARVEEPAKEEEESIKIKEDLAEPKLPSLPQLDEQKLKELVKTEISLEKQLESVQKQLLALKQLPSEIENHLRIVSEQLYKIMEMSGVRNGNDGNCCRCSRDEEAEEREEEIRKQQKSELECHCVREDFGPGENQQRLSESDGRRSQASENEGISQIIEPDDGEEPDNGEIEISVKSNEEDDNRVKKYVVSYESKVESLTRENIRSREPSPTPSQCTGSNLGSFEPDPNVDPKTQLIEELKHRQGRKRSQDLWPQAKQLELTYGRRWRCPNDFFNDDMIAEVLSSQAEVIRGRTLGVNFKKFEKTALPNFDHLMNSSVYKMLHKMEQEPKKGIPVRPPRVNAAEDILERVNSPMLSMADDRSCRSVSH; encoded by the exons ATGGGATTGAGGGTTGGAGATGTCATAGTGAGACTGAACGATCAACCCATAGGGCCACTTTCGCATGGCCAGGCTCACGAAGCACTCAGTCTGGCAGGCAATAATTTCGTATTAGGCGTCCAcag GGTAGAAGACACCGAAACGCTTGTGGAAGCTCTTACAAAGGATAACGTCGAACCTTACACTATTTCt ttacAAGATTTACCACCTCTTCAACCACTGGAAGAAATCTTAACGCAGTTTACAGCTGAACCACCAATTGAGGAAGAGAAACAAGAAGAAATTATTGAGGAGGACTTTGAGGAAAAGAtcgaaataattgaagaaattccaGAAAAACCAAAGGACGCTGATAGTGAAGAGGTTCCTAATCAGAATCTGACTGATGAAGAAATAGCTCAACTGATACTTGAGGAGGAAGAATTACTTTCTGATAAAGGAGTTCTTGG AGTTAACTTCAAGAAACTGCGTCCTCGGGCTCCGCTGTTCAAAGAGTCAAAGGTCTTCGAGGAGTTGCAGAAGGAGGCTACGGCGGAACCACCCCAGGTGCAAGAATTAAAGCGCACCACAACCTTCCTGCAGAAGCCAGAGCGTCCCGTACCGAAGCCAAAGTCAGCCAGGGGTGAAGAAACTACAACAGCTGAATCCCAAGAAACTTACAGAGTCATCATCAAGAAGCAGTCAAAGAAAAGCATAACTGAGCGACTTCTGGAAAAGGGACTCTTGGAGCCAGGATGTGTAAAATCGCCCGAGCCGAGATCCGAG aaaaccacACCGGCCGCAACCCCCGATCCCTGTGGAAGGTCCGATTACGGAACAGATTCCCGTCCGGAATCAAAAGCGGAAGTTGTGGATTCGGAAGCAGTGGAGGCTGAAGATCAAGAGCAAGCAGAAATTACAGAGGCAGTGGCCGAAGAACAGGAAGCACGCGTGGAAGAGCCTGCTAAGGAGGAAGAGGAGTCCATAAAAATAAAGGAGGACTTGGCGGAACCAAAGCTTCCGTCTTTGCCACAACTAGACGAGCAGAAACTTAAAGAACTCGTCAAAACTGAAATCAGCCTTGAAAAACAGCTTGAGAGTGTTCAGAAGCAACTATTGGCTTTGAAGCAGCTGCCAAGTGAAATTGAAAATCACTTGAGAATCGTTTCAGAACAGTtgtataaaataatggaaatgaGTGGCGTGCGTAATGGGAATGATGGAAATTGCTGCCGATGCTCCAGGG atgaagaagctgaagaaagagaagaagaAATAAGGAAACAGCAAAAGTCTGAACTTGAATGTCACTGTGTTCGAGAAGACTTTGGACCTGGAGAAAATCAGCAAAGGCTTTCAGAATCCGATGGCAGAAGATCTCAGGCAAGTGAGAATGAAGGCATTTCTCAAATTATTGAGCCGGATGATGGTGAAGAACCTGATAATGGAGAAATAGAAATCTCTGTGAAGAGCAACGAAGAGGATGATAATAGAGTAAAAAAATACGTCGTATCTTATGAGTCAAAAGTGGAATCGTTGACACGTGAGAATATCAGATCTAGAGAGCCCAGTCCAACTCCTTCCCAGTGTACAG ggTCTAATCTAGGAAGCTTCGAACCAGATCCAAATGTGGATCCGAAAACACAATTGATAGAGGAGTTGAAG CACAGACAGGGGAGAAAGCGTTCCCAAGATCTCTGGCCCCAGGCTAAGCAATTGGAGCTCACTTACGGCAGAAGGTGGCGATGCCCCAACGATTTCTTCAATGACGACATGATAGCGGAAGTCCTCTCATCACAAGCAGAAGTGATACGTGGCAGGACTTTAGg GGTCAACTTTAAGAAATTTGAGAAGACGGCCCTCCCGAATTTTGATCACCTGATGAATTCGAGTGTCTACAAAATGCTTCACAAGATGGAACAAGAACCGAAAAAAGGCATACCTGTAAGACCGCCAAGAGTTAACGCAGCCGAGGACATTTTAGAAAGAGTT
- the LOC117182490 gene encoding titin-like isoform X3 yields MATNIKFTKFDNRPWGFRLAGGSDFPQPLTVIRVTEGSLAECMGLRVGDVIVRLNDQPIGPLSHGQAHEALSLAGNNFVLGVHRVEDTETLVEALTKDNVEPYTISLQDLPPLQPLEEILTQFTAEPPIEEEKQEEIIEEDFEEKIEIIEEIPEKPKDADSEEVPNQNLTDEEIAQLILEEEELLSDKGVLGVNFKKLRPRAPLFKESKVFEELQKEATAEPPQVQELKRTTTFLQKPERPVPKPKSARGEETTTAESQETYRVIIKKQSKKSITERLLEKGLLEPGCVKSPEPRSEKTTPAATPDPCGRSDYGTDSRPESKAEVVDSEAVEAEDQEQAEITEAVAEEQEARVEEPAKEEEESIKIKEDLAEPKLPSLPQLDEQKLKELVKTEISLEKQLESVQKQLLALKQLPSEIENHLRIVSEQLYKIMEMSGVRNGNDGNCCRCSRDEEAEEREEEIRKQQKSELECHCVREDFGPGENQQRLSESDGRRSQASENEGISQIIEPDDGEEPDNGEIEISVKSNEEDDNRVKKYVVSYESKVESLTRENIRSREPSPTPSQCTAQTGEKAFPRSLAPG; encoded by the exons ATGGCAACCAACATAAAGTTCACAAAGTTCGACAACAGGCCATGGGGCTTTCGACTGGCGGGTGGCAGTGACTTTCCTCAACCGCTGACTGTCATCCGA GTAACGGAAGGAAGCTTAGCAGAGTGTATGGGATTGAGGGTTGGAGATGTCATAGTGAGACTGAACGATCAACCCATAGGGCCACTTTCGCATGGCCAGGCTCACGAAGCACTCAGTCTGGCAGGCAATAATTTCGTATTAGGCGTCCAcag GGTAGAAGACACCGAAACGCTTGTGGAAGCTCTTACAAAGGATAACGTCGAACCTTACACTATTTCt ttacAAGATTTACCACCTCTTCAACCACTGGAAGAAATCTTAACGCAGTTTACAGCTGAACCACCAATTGAGGAAGAGAAACAAGAAGAAATTATTGAGGAGGACTTTGAGGAAAAGAtcgaaataattgaagaaattccaGAAAAACCAAAGGACGCTGATAGTGAAGAGGTTCCTAATCAGAATCTGACTGATGAAGAAATAGCTCAACTGATACTTGAGGAGGAAGAATTACTTTCTGATAAAGGAGTTCTTGG AGTTAACTTCAAGAAACTGCGTCCTCGGGCTCCGCTGTTCAAAGAGTCAAAGGTCTTCGAGGAGTTGCAGAAGGAGGCTACGGCGGAACCACCCCAGGTGCAAGAATTAAAGCGCACCACAACCTTCCTGCAGAAGCCAGAGCGTCCCGTACCGAAGCCAAAGTCAGCCAGGGGTGAAGAAACTACAACAGCTGAATCCCAAGAAACTTACAGAGTCATCATCAAGAAGCAGTCAAAGAAAAGCATAACTGAGCGACTTCTGGAAAAGGGACTCTTGGAGCCAGGATGTGTAAAATCGCCCGAGCCGAGATCCGAG aaaaccacACCGGCCGCAACCCCCGATCCCTGTGGAAGGTCCGATTACGGAACAGATTCCCGTCCGGAATCAAAAGCGGAAGTTGTGGATTCGGAAGCAGTGGAGGCTGAAGATCAAGAGCAAGCAGAAATTACAGAGGCAGTGGCCGAAGAACAGGAAGCACGCGTGGAAGAGCCTGCTAAGGAGGAAGAGGAGTCCATAAAAATAAAGGAGGACTTGGCGGAACCAAAGCTTCCGTCTTTGCCACAACTAGACGAGCAGAAACTTAAAGAACTCGTCAAAACTGAAATCAGCCTTGAAAAACAGCTTGAGAGTGTTCAGAAGCAACTATTGGCTTTGAAGCAGCTGCCAAGTGAAATTGAAAATCACTTGAGAATCGTTTCAGAACAGTtgtataaaataatggaaatgaGTGGCGTGCGTAATGGGAATGATGGAAATTGCTGCCGATGCTCCAGGG atgaagaagctgaagaaagagaagaagaAATAAGGAAACAGCAAAAGTCTGAACTTGAATGTCACTGTGTTCGAGAAGACTTTGGACCTGGAGAAAATCAGCAAAGGCTTTCAGAATCCGATGGCAGAAGATCTCAGGCAAGTGAGAATGAAGGCATTTCTCAAATTATTGAGCCGGATGATGGTGAAGAACCTGATAATGGAGAAATAGAAATCTCTGTGAAGAGCAACGAAGAGGATGATAATAGAGTAAAAAAATACGTCGTATCTTATGAGTCAAAAGTGGAATCGTTGACACGTGAGAATATCAGATCTAGAGAGCCCAGTCCAACTCCTTCCCAGTGTACAG CACAGACAGGGGAGAAAGCGTTCCCAAGATCTCTGGCCCCAGGCTAA